In a genomic window of Desulfuromonas thiophila:
- a CDS encoding XRE family transcriptional regulator, with product MSIGKRLRYLRGSVRLPDYAERYGVSKSTLSRYEKGQNLPDAEFIAAVCDAHNICPGWLIADKCWKNKAPLQLDESAGAVAAADDFALLGFLRQYLLGLNTDLNALLVTRVQGDAMAPTLPAGSLAVIRRQECQRGDDGLYAIASAEKLGIRRLQWLVDGTLRVKTDNPGYEDQSLTAAQAGQLELVGRVIWTGQTQF from the coding sequence ATGAGTATTGGTAAACGTTTACGTTATTTGCGAGGTTCTGTCCGCCTGCCGGATTATGCCGAACGCTACGGCGTCAGCAAAAGTACCCTGAGTCGTTATGAAAAAGGTCAAAATCTGCCTGATGCCGAGTTCATTGCTGCCGTCTGCGATGCGCATAACATTTGTCCGGGCTGGTTGATTGCCGACAAATGCTGGAAGAATAAGGCCCCTTTGCAACTGGACGAGTCGGCAGGTGCGGTTGCCGCTGCGGACGATTTCGCCTTGCTGGGGTTTTTGCGGCAGTATCTTCTGGGTCTCAACACGGATCTTAATGCGTTGCTGGTAACGCGGGTGCAGGGTGACGCCATGGCACCGACCTTGCCAGCGGGGAGTCTTGCCGTGATTCGGCGGCAGGAATGTCAGCGCGGCGATGATGGTCTCTACGCCATTGCCTCTGCGGAAAAGCTGGGTATTCGCCGCTTGCAGTGGCTTGTCGATGGGACGTTGCGGGTCAAAACCGATAATCCCGGCTATGAAGACCAGAGCTTGACGGCCGCCCAGGCCGGGCAGCTTGAACTGGTCGGCCGGGTTATCTGGACCGGACAGACGCAGTTCTGA